The Gemmatimonadaceae bacterium sequence CTGGTCACGCGGCCGGGCAGTGGCACGACGGTGACTGCGTCCATTCCGGCCATGCTCGCGGCCGTTGCGCCGCGGCGTGCATCGTACTGACAACGGAGCTCGATGACAGTCGACACCATACGGGTAGTGCTCGTCGACGACCACGCCGTCGTGCGAGCCGGACTCAAAGCCGTCCTGGCGACCGCGCCCGACATTCAGGTGATCGGCGAGGGGAGCAACGGACGCGAGGCCGTCGCGCTGGCCGAGCGGTTGAAGCCGGAGGTGGTGATCACGGATCTCTCGATGCCGGACCTCGACGGAGCGGGGGTGATCAGGGAAATCGTCGCCAAGAACATTCCATCGCGCGTGCTCGTGCTCACGATGCACACCGAAGAGGAATACCTCGTACCGTTGCTCGAGGCCGGCGCGGCGGGCTACCTCGTGAAGAGCGTGGCCGACCGCGAGCTGATCGCCGCGGTGCGTTCGGTGGCGCACGGCGAGACCTACGTCCAACCGGCCGCCGCCCGCATCCTGGCGCGCGAGCTCACCAAGAAGGACGCGGCCGAGCCGAACCGTCAACGATACGAGCAGCTCACGCCGCGTGAGCGAGACGTGCTCCGGCTCATCGCGCAGGGCTACTCGGCCCCGGAAATCGGTTCCCAGTTAGGCATCAGCCCGAAGACGGTGGACACCTACAAGCAGCGCATCGAGGAGAAGCTCGGCCTCGCGCATCGGTCGGACTACGTGCAGTTCGCGTTCAAGCTCGGACTGCTGGGCAAGAGTTAGGCGCGAGTCAGGCGGAAA is a genomic window containing:
- a CDS encoding response regulator transcription factor, producing MTVDTIRVVLVDDHAVVRAGLKAVLATAPDIQVIGEGSNGREAVALAERLKPEVVITDLSMPDLDGAGVIREIVAKNIPSRVLVLTMHTEEEYLVPLLEAGAAGYLVKSVADRELIAAVRSVAHGETYVQPAAARILARELTKKDAAEPNRQRYEQLTPRERDVLRLIAQGYSAPEIGSQLGISPKTVDTYKQRIEEKLGLAHRSDYVQFAFKLGLLGKS